The following proteins are encoded in a genomic region of Fimbriiglobus ruber:
- a CDS encoding DUF1073 domain-containing protein, with translation MQDQMALTFQRTIEDLKPVDENGQSLAMDSGDTARLKNGVGLGGFIPDTQFAWYCGQGFIGYQAAALISQNWLVKKACAMPAKDAVRNGYEISVNDGTEVEAEVLDYIREQDKKFEVLRNCVEMVDLGRVFGIRIALFLVDSNDPDYYTKPFNPDGVKPGSYKGISQIDPYWITPELGGEAAGNPAAADFYEPTWWRVNGKRVHRTHLVIFRNDNLPDILKPAYLYGGIPVPQKIAERVYAAERTANEAPMLAMTKRLTVLKCDITQAVANPEAFNARMTLWTELMNNFGVKIIGEADEVQQYDTALADLDAAIMTQYQLVAAAASVPATKLLGTSPKGFNATGEFEESSYHEELESIQQHDLSPLVNRHHLLLIRSHVAPKFKIAAFNTEAVWKPVDALTADEQAEVNLKKAQTDAHLSEAGAIDGTDIRQRLIADPDSGLNGMDPVVPNGPGDREFQAALAAQLSESEVNPGENETAE, from the coding sequence ATGCAGGACCAAATGGCCCTCACGTTTCAGCGGACGATCGAAGATCTGAAGCCGGTCGACGAGAACGGTCAGTCTCTCGCGATGGACAGCGGCGACACCGCCCGGCTCAAGAACGGTGTCGGACTCGGTGGGTTCATTCCCGATACACAGTTCGCCTGGTACTGCGGGCAGGGGTTCATCGGGTACCAAGCCGCCGCCCTGATCAGCCAGAACTGGTTGGTCAAGAAAGCCTGCGCGATGCCGGCCAAGGACGCGGTCCGCAACGGGTACGAGATCAGCGTCAACGACGGCACCGAGGTTGAAGCTGAGGTACTCGACTACATCCGCGAGCAGGACAAAAAGTTCGAGGTCCTCCGCAACTGCGTCGAGATGGTCGATCTGGGGCGCGTGTTCGGCATTCGCATCGCGCTCTTCCTGGTCGACTCCAACGATCCGGACTATTACACGAAACCATTCAACCCGGACGGGGTGAAACCGGGGAGCTACAAAGGGATCTCGCAAATCGACCCGTACTGGATCACCCCCGAACTCGGCGGGGAAGCGGCGGGCAACCCCGCGGCCGCCGATTTCTACGAACCGACGTGGTGGCGGGTGAACGGAAAGCGGGTCCACCGCACTCACCTGGTCATCTTCCGCAACGACAACCTGCCGGACATCTTGAAGCCTGCTTATTTGTACGGAGGCATCCCGGTCCCGCAAAAGATCGCGGAGCGGGTGTACGCGGCCGAGCGGACAGCCAACGAGGCTCCCATGCTGGCCATGACCAAGCGGCTGACCGTTCTCAAATGCGACATCACCCAGGCGGTCGCCAACCCGGAGGCGTTCAACGCCAGGATGACGTTGTGGACGGAGTTGATGAACAACTTCGGGGTGAAGATCATCGGCGAGGCGGACGAGGTCCAGCAGTACGACACGGCGCTGGCCGACCTCGATGCCGCCATCATGACGCAATACCAGCTCGTGGCGGCCGCCGCGTCCGTCCCGGCGACCAAACTTCTGGGAACGAGTCCCAAGGGCTTCAACGCGACCGGCGAATTTGAGGAATCGAGCTACCACGAGGAACTGGAAAGCATCCAGCAGCACGACCTCTCACCACTGGTGAACCGTCACCATTTGCTCCTGATCCGTTCGCACGTCGCCCCGAAGTTCAAGATCGCCGCATTTAATACGGAAGCGGTCTGGAAACCGGTCGATGCCTTAACTGCGGACGAGCAGGCCGAGGTGAACCTGAAGAAGGCCCAAACCGACGCCCACCTCTCAGAGGCCGGCGCCATCGACGGCACAGACATTCGCCAGCGGCTGATTGCCGATCCAGACTCGGGCTTAAACGGGATGGACCCGGTGGTGCCAAATGGACCGGGCGATCGGGAATTTCAGGCGGCACTCGCGGCTCAGTTGTCGGAATCGGAAGTGAATCCGGGCGAGAATGAAACGGCCGAATAG
- a CDS encoding terminase small subunit: MTSDHPTPKQEKFCQKYIELGNASEAYRQAYDAENMSPEAIGVEACRLLQNPKVALRIEDLQRLHLKRHEVTIDRVVAEYAKLAFLDIRKAFDSDGNLKPIHEMDDDTAAAISGLEVEVKRVFGEASDEYESQPHGGALKRAHADLSTRLHKIKLTDKKGALDSLARHLGMFTDKTEISGPNGTPLPSAVIAVTAEAVKDIIQQVRDEF, encoded by the coding sequence ATGACCTCCGACCACCCCACGCCCAAACAAGAAAAATTCTGCCAGAAGTACATCGAACTCGGGAACGCGAGCGAAGCGTACCGCCAGGCATATGACGCCGAAAACATGAGCCCCGAGGCGATCGGGGTCGAGGCCTGTCGATTGCTTCAAAACCCTAAAGTCGCCCTAAGAATCGAAGATTTACAACGGCTTCACCTGAAGCGTCACGAAGTCACCATCGATCGTGTCGTCGCCGAGTACGCCAAACTCGCATTCCTCGACATCCGCAAAGCATTCGATTCGGACGGGAATCTGAAACCGATCCACGAGATGGACGACGACACCGCAGCGGCCATTTCCGGCTTGGAGGTGGAAGTCAAACGGGTGTTCGGCGAGGCATCTGACGAATACGAATCCCAGCCGCACGGCGGGGCTCTGAAACGGGCACACGCAGACCTCTCGACCCGCCTGCACAAAATCAAACTTACGGACAAGAAGGGCGCCCTCGATTCCCTTGCCCGCCACCTGGGAATGTTCACCGACAAGACCGAGATCTCCGGTCCGAACGGGACGCCCCTCCCATCGGCCGTGATCGCCGTCACCGCCGAGGCCGTGAAGGACATCATTCAGCAAGTTCGTGACGAGTTCTGA
- a CDS encoding major capsid family protein, with protein sequence METITHSALDGHSVRPLVFKNVEDYDDLHRIGLGGFDEIMSGGLADRFAADSIQTGVTTASIPVQLQFLQQFLPGFVYVMTAARKIDELIGINTAGNWEDEEVVQGVIENTGTAVPYGDETNVPLASWNENWVPRTVVRFELGMRVDYLEAKRSARIMVDTAGRKRESCGLILEQQRNMVGFYGYNSGNNYTYGFLNDPNLPAYKTVAASGTGSSTLWSTKNFQEITADLITAFAQLQTQSQDTINPEDVPTTLALATADYQYLSVTTDFGLSVREWLRQTYPKCRVVSAPQLNGANGGANVFYIYADAVRDLSSDDGKTFAQLVPAKFQVLGVQQLTKGYEEDYSNATAGVMVKRPWACVRYSGI encoded by the coding sequence ATGGAAACCATTACTCACTCCGCGTTGGATGGCCACAGCGTCCGACCCCTCGTGTTCAAGAACGTCGAGGACTACGACGACCTGCACCGCATCGGCCTCGGCGGGTTCGACGAGATCATGTCCGGCGGCCTGGCCGACCGGTTCGCGGCGGACTCGATCCAGACCGGCGTGACGACCGCGTCGATCCCCGTCCAACTCCAGTTCCTCCAGCAGTTCCTGCCCGGCTTCGTGTACGTTATGACCGCCGCCCGCAAGATCGACGAGTTGATCGGCATCAACACCGCCGGCAACTGGGAGGACGAAGAGGTCGTCCAGGGCGTCATCGAAAACACCGGGACCGCGGTGCCGTACGGCGACGAGACCAACGTCCCGCTGGCCAGCTGGAACGAGAACTGGGTGCCCCGCACGGTGGTCCGGTTCGAGCTCGGAATGCGGGTCGATTACCTCGAAGCCAAACGCTCGGCCCGGATCATGGTGGACACCGCCGGTCGCAAGCGCGAGTCGTGCGGTCTGATCCTGGAGCAGCAGCGGAACATGGTGGGTTTCTACGGGTACAACTCCGGGAATAACTACACCTACGGGTTCCTGAACGACCCGAACCTGCCCGCCTACAAGACCGTGGCCGCGTCCGGGACGGGTAGTTCGACCCTGTGGTCGACCAAGAACTTCCAGGAGATCACCGCCGACCTGATCACCGCCTTCGCCCAACTCCAGACCCAGTCCCAGGACACCATTAACCCGGAAGACGTGCCGACGACCCTGGCACTGGCGACGGCGGACTACCAGTACCTGTCCGTGACCACCGACTTCGGCCTGTCGGTCCGCGAGTGGCTCCGCCAGACGTACCCGAAGTGCCGGGTCGTGTCGGCCCCGCAACTGAACGGTGCGAACGGCGGCGCGAACGTGTTCTACATCTACGCCGACGCGGTGAGGGACCTGTCCTCGGACGACGGCAAGACGTTCGCCCAACTCGTCCCGGCCAAGTTCCAGGTGCTCGGCGTGCAGCAGCTCACGAAGGGCTACGAGGAGGACTACTCGAACGCCACCGCCGGCGTGATGGTGAAACGTCCGTGGGCCTGCGTTCGGTATAGCGGCATTTAA
- a CDS encoding superinfection immunity protein: MDADTSLTTDLTLLASDPKLWLILTFYFLPTLLAAWNKSATLPLCFWVNLLAGWTLIGWIAAALLSLAPSKNDMAYRNRVRQAKDDFYLREAEKSLSTPPAP, encoded by the coding sequence ATGGATGCCGACACGTCACTGACCACCGATCTCACATTGCTCGCGAGCGATCCGAAGCTGTGGCTGATTCTGACCTTCTATTTCCTGCCGACTCTGTTGGCCGCGTGGAACAAGAGCGCCACTCTGCCCCTCTGCTTTTGGGTCAATCTTCTGGCCGGGTGGACACTCATCGGATGGATCGCTGCCGCTCTTCTCTCGCTCGCTCCGAGCAAAAATGACATGGCATACCGCAACCGGGTGAGGCAAGCGAAAGACGACTTCTACCTTCGCGAGGCGGAGAAGTCCCTCAGCACGCCGCCGGCTCCGTAA
- a CDS encoding HNH endonuclease translates to MKPTAERVRSLLYYKSYELKEPFVWQTWLGDVSPRSGTHEDGYLQAEIDGTVYPADQLAWLIMTGEWPAHEIVHADGNKLNNSWNNIKEKAPLAKAA, encoded by the coding sequence ATGAAACCCACCGCAGAACGAGTCAGATCGCTGCTTTATTACAAGTCCTATGAGTTAAAAGAGCCGTTTGTTTGGCAAACGTGGCTTGGGGACGTGTCGCCCCGTTCTGGCACGCATGAAGATGGCTATCTCCAGGCCGAAATCGACGGCACCGTCTATCCCGCCGATCAGCTTGCATGGCTCATCATGACGGGGGAATGGCCGGCTCACGAGATCGTTCACGCCGACGGCAACAAACTGAACAACTCTTGGAACAACATCAAAGAAAAGGCTCCGTTGGCCAAGGCCGCATAA
- a CDS encoding phage collar protein, whose protein sequence is MALRVLGKQCFQYYAYQSRTPNDVGQYVTTYAPPVTFYGSVQPVPRDLYERYGLEFQRSYVNVYLQRNVIDVARDVSGDQIAFNGATYQCLSKTAWDAIDGWDAVLCVLITEPAAC, encoded by the coding sequence ATGGCCCTTCGCGTCCTCGGAAAGCAGTGTTTTCAGTATTACGCCTACCAATCCCGCACCCCGAACGACGTCGGGCAATACGTCACCACTTATGCCCCGCCGGTTACTTTCTACGGGAGCGTCCAACCGGTCCCCCGCGACCTCTACGAGCGGTACGGCCTGGAGTTCCAGCGGAGCTACGTGAATGTCTACTTGCAGCGAAACGTCATCGACGTGGCCCGGGACGTGTCGGGTGATCAGATCGCGTTCAACGGCGCGACCTACCAGTGCCTCTCAAAGACCGCGTGGGACGCCATCGACGGCTGGGACGCCGTTCTCTGCGTTCTGATTACGGAGCCGGCGGCGTGCTGA
- a CDS encoding DUF6362 family protein encodes MLDAVEVMDQIERATRTLKKLPRVGVKSRFCNWPEVVLNFMDAYGYTDPVQPKIVPTARQLTQMDQVIRWMAWLSQYGEDAEYSRIIWYRAENRSWRSIAGRVGLAPNTCRERFRFGVHGLTHAIECGKVK; translated from the coding sequence ATGCTTGATGCCGTCGAAGTCATGGACCAGATCGAACGGGCCACCCGCACTCTCAAAAAGCTTCCCCGCGTCGGCGTGAAATCCCGCTTCTGCAACTGGCCCGAGGTGGTTCTGAATTTCATGGACGCTTACGGGTACACCGACCCCGTCCAGCCGAAGATCGTTCCCACGGCGCGGCAACTCACCCAGATGGACCAGGTGATCCGTTGGATGGCGTGGCTATCGCAGTACGGCGAGGATGCGGAATACTCCAGGATCATTTGGTATCGCGCGGAAAACCGGTCTTGGCGGAGCATCGCGGGCCGCGTGGGATTAGCGCCGAACACCTGCCGTGAGCGGTTCCGGTTTGGGGTACACGGGCTGACGCATGCGATCGAATGCGGCAAGGTGAAATAA
- a CDS encoding structural cement protein Gp24: MVASFQSTVNIWSAAGVVGELAFEGPNRVAPYNLFSSGTPNLVGNAFTVSSGGNPEPSGNSAVAGTATVGGSGVFGGILVNPKDYASYGTTNGPLNPTLVLPDYSVGFLATMGYWWVSLPGPANVGDLVTYDPLTGNLNSITPTTSFTGTISTTTLTVSAVTAGQLAVGQLISGTGVTPGTRITALGTGTGYTGTYTISVSQTVGSATAMTAANQPAPAFAASAAYITTSTGVDTLHIATLTSGEVLIGQQVFGTGVAPNTVITAFGSGTGGTGTYTLNTSGQTVASSGSPEAMTGPANLFVPNCVVDRFTTNTTGGLAVIKLTN, translated from the coding sequence ATGGTTGCATCGTTCCAATCTACCGTTAACATCTGGTCGGCCGCCGGCGTCGTCGGCGAACTGGCCTTCGAAGGCCCCAACCGCGTCGCCCCGTACAACCTCTTTTCGAGCGGCACGCCGAACCTCGTCGGCAATGCGTTTACCGTCTCCAGCGGCGGCAACCCCGAACCGTCCGGCAACAGCGCCGTCGCCGGCACCGCCACCGTCGGCGGATCGGGCGTGTTCGGCGGCATCCTGGTCAACCCCAAGGACTACGCCTCCTACGGCACGACCAACGGCCCACTGAACCCGACCCTCGTACTTCCCGACTACTCGGTCGGTTTCCTCGCCACGATGGGCTACTGGTGGGTGAGCTTGCCCGGGCCCGCGAACGTCGGCGACCTGGTGACCTACGACCCGCTCACCGGCAACCTGAACAGCATCACGCCGACCACGAGCTTCACCGGCACGATCAGCACGACCACCCTCACGGTGTCCGCCGTGACCGCCGGCCAACTCGCCGTCGGCCAGTTGATCTCCGGCACCGGCGTCACCCCGGGCACCCGGATCACCGCGCTGGGGACGGGTACGGGCTACACCGGCACGTACACGATCAGCGTCAGCCAGACCGTGGGCTCGGCCACCGCCATGACCGCGGCCAACCAACCGGCCCCGGCGTTCGCCGCGTCCGCCGCCTACATCACCACTTCGACTGGCGTGGACACCCTCCACATCGCCACGCTGACTTCCGGTGAAGTGCTCATCGGCCAGCAGGTGTTCGGCACCGGCGTGGCACCCAACACGGTCATCACCGCGTTCGGCAGTGGCACCGGCGGGACCGGCACCTACACGCTCAACACCAGCGGCCAGACGGTCGCCAGTTCGGGCAGCCCCGAGGCCATGACCGGCCCGGCCAACCTGTTCGTGCCGAACTGCGTGGTCGACCGGTTCACGACCAACACCACCGGCGGCCTCGCGGTCATCAAGCTGACCAACTAA
- a CDS encoding DUF2213 domain-containing protein — protein sequence MPSVSEAQHRLMEAAAHTPGGYGGVSQEVGQEFVKADEHASDAAIKAAGVMFVDGNTVLLMKRAKGDSAETWAFPGGKLEGDETPEQAAIREAREETGFKADSLEQIDHTDNGAVEFTTFLARLDKTDPVLNDEHTGFVWADLASLPQPLHPGVARTLKAYTANRQTVDRAESARKEDLNGFLTIEKNPISRSGVFQYLGRSIGAPEPDKIYNVYRPAEEFTPETIESFKLLPIIDDHKMLGPKEQGLTPAEEKGQEGTIGEEVVFEDGVLYAKIKIFSERLKRAIESGKTALSLGYRCVYEKASGIFDGQMYDYVQRNLRGNHLALVDAARCDVAVLDHHITLDHFDLALDNSKETIMADETKKEELEDRLKKAEDWIAGRMAKDAEEMEMKKKAEDNAAKDAEESEKKKAEDESEKEKEAKDAEEEMKKKAEDKKAKDEDEEKEDEKEGMDAAELKRVSADLKSVTTELNSFKKSAHKALLNEISRRDALASQLSQHIGTFDHADKTLDEVTKYGIDKLGLTCPTGHEETALNAFFAAKKPSTVGFALDAKPKRSGELDAYLNPTA from the coding sequence ATGCCCAGCGTTTCAGAGGCTCAACACCGACTCATGGAGGCGGCGGCACACACGCCCGGAGGCTATGGCGGTGTATCACAAGAGGTCGGCCAGGAGTTCGTCAAGGCGGACGAGCATGCCAGCGACGCCGCGATCAAAGCCGCCGGCGTCATGTTCGTGGACGGCAACACCGTTCTCTTGATGAAGCGTGCCAAGGGTGATTCCGCAGAAACGTGGGCATTCCCCGGAGGAAAGCTCGAAGGGGATGAGACGCCGGAACAGGCCGCGATTCGCGAAGCACGCGAAGAGACCGGCTTTAAAGCGGATTCTCTGGAACAAATCGACCACACCGACAACGGCGCGGTCGAATTCACGACTTTCTTGGCCCGTCTCGACAAGACCGACCCCGTCCTGAACGACGAGCACACCGGCTTCGTGTGGGCCGACTTGGCTTCCTTGCCCCAACCACTTCATCCCGGCGTGGCTCGGACGCTCAAGGCGTACACGGCCAACCGGCAAACGGTCGATCGTGCGGAAAGTGCCCGCAAGGAAGACCTCAACGGCTTCCTCACCATCGAAAAGAATCCGATCTCCCGGTCCGGGGTGTTTCAGTACCTGGGCCGCAGCATCGGGGCGCCCGAGCCGGACAAGATCTACAACGTGTACCGCCCGGCCGAGGAGTTCACGCCCGAGACGATCGAAAGCTTTAAACTCCTGCCCATCATCGACGACCACAAAATGCTCGGCCCCAAGGAGCAAGGGCTGACACCCGCCGAGGAAAAAGGACAGGAGGGCACGATCGGGGAGGAAGTTGTCTTCGAAGACGGCGTCCTCTACGCGAAGATCAAAATCTTCAGCGAGCGATTGAAACGCGCCATCGAGAGCGGTAAGACCGCCCTCAGCCTGGGCTACCGGTGCGTGTACGAGAAGGCGTCCGGTATCTTTGACGGACAAATGTACGACTACGTCCAAAGAAACCTGCGGGGCAACCACCTCGCGCTCGTCGATGCGGCGCGGTGCGACGTGGCCGTGTTAGATCACCACATAACGCTCGATCATTTCGATCTGGCGCTCGACAACTCAAAGGAGACGATTATGGCCGACGAAACCAAGAAGGAAGAACTCGAAGACCGCCTGAAAAAAGCCGAGGACTGGATCGCCGGTCGCATGGCCAAGGACGCCGAAGAAATGGAAATGAAAAAGAAGGCCGAGGATAACGCCGCGAAAGACGCCGAGGAGTCCGAGAAGAAAAAGGCCGAAGACGAGTCGGAAAAGGAGAAAGAGGCCAAAGACGCCGAGGAAGAGATGAAGAAGAAGGCCGAAGACAAAAAGGCCAAGGACGAGGACGAAGAAAAAGAGGACGAGAAGGAAGGCATGGACGCGGCCGAATTGAAGCGCGTCAGCGCCGACCTTAAGTCCGTCACCACCGAGTTGAACTCGTTCAAGAAGAGCGCCCATAAGGCCCTCCTCAATGAGATCTCCCGCCGCGACGCCCTCGCCTCTCAGCTCTCCCAGCACATCGGCACCTTCGACCACGCCGACAAGACGTTGGACGAGGTGACCAAGTACGGCATCGACAAGCTGGGCCTCACCTGCCCGACCGGTCACGAGGAGACGGCCCTCAACGCCTTCTTCGCGGCCAAGAAGCCGTCGACCGTCGGCTTCGCGCTCGACGCCAAGCCCAAGCGGTCCGGCGAACTCGACGCCTACCTGAACCCGACCGCCTAA
- a CDS encoding DUF4054 domain-containing protein: MGCINYNDPAFRALFSPYANTVLYPATMVQAFWDTATAYVSNRKGGCYTGGMTVAQQTLALNQMTAHLLFLNGQIATGNTPGVMTGATIDKISVTLEPPPAPNAWQYWLQSSPYGQQLLALLQVVSAGGFYVTTSVPGQAGFRFGNGW; this comes from the coding sequence GTGGGCTGCATCAACTACAACGATCCGGCCTTCCGGGCTCTCTTCTCTCCTTACGCCAACACGGTCCTCTACCCGGCCACGATGGTCCAGGCGTTTTGGGACACGGCCACCGCGTACGTCAGCAACCGTAAGGGCGGCTGCTACACCGGCGGCATGACCGTGGCCCAGCAGACCTTGGCCCTCAATCAGATGACGGCCCACCTCCTCTTCCTAAACGGGCAAATCGCTACGGGAAACACTCCCGGCGTGATGACCGGCGCGACGATCGACAAGATCAGTGTCACTCTGGAGCCGCCTCCGGCCCCGAACGCGTGGCAGTATTGGTTGCAATCGAGCCCTTACGGGCAGCAGCTTCTCGCGCTGTTGCAGGTGGTTTCGGCGGGCGGCTTCTACGTCACGACGAGTGTTCCGGGGCAAGCCGGGTTCCGGTTCGGGAACGGCTGGTAA
- a CDS encoding phage minor head protein — MQTIRKQPWSNRSQKGIVKGKPLTPSAAIEQRYYNALHVLIARMIAETELELKKLFKTEHAEEYFAQDASISSQARILTNALIKKYTDLFASLSRPMAEEFARESNKSSDIAVKSSIRHLSDELTLPTKTINSGPLNDILTATVAENVGLIKSIPAQYLSGVQGAVMRSITTGNGMQDLVPYLQKHKGITLRRARFIAQDQTKKAMTALSFERMKRVGITSAIWRHTSGSRHPRKTHIDMDGKPFNISEGLYDSAVKKNVKPGELPGCACRAQPILQFNED, encoded by the coding sequence ATGCAGACGATTCGCAAGCAGCCCTGGTCGAATCGTTCGCAGAAGGGCATCGTTAAGGGCAAACCTCTGACCCCGTCCGCCGCAATCGAGCAGCGTTACTACAACGCCCTGCACGTCCTCATCGCAAGGATGATTGCCGAGACGGAACTAGAACTGAAGAAGCTCTTCAAGACCGAGCATGCCGAGGAATACTTCGCCCAGGACGCGAGCATATCGAGTCAGGCCCGCATCCTGACGAACGCCCTCATCAAGAAGTACACCGACCTGTTCGCCTCCCTCTCCCGGCCGATGGCCGAAGAGTTCGCCCGGGAATCGAACAAGTCCAGCGACATCGCTGTGAAATCGAGCATTCGGCACCTGAGCGACGAACTTACGCTCCCGACGAAAACGATCAACTCGGGTCCGCTGAACGACATCCTGACCGCCACCGTGGCGGAGAACGTCGGGCTCATCAAGTCCATCCCGGCCCAGTATCTGAGTGGCGTCCAGGGTGCTGTGATGCGGTCGATCACCACCGGCAACGGGATGCAAGACCTGGTGCCGTACCTGCAAAAGCACAAGGGGATTACTCTGCGGCGGGCCCGGTTTATCGCCCAGGATCAAACAAAAAAGGCAATGACGGCGCTGAGTTTCGAGCGAATGAAGCGTGTCGGTATCACCTCCGCGATCTGGCGTCATACTTCAGGCTCAAGACATCCGCGCAAGACGCACATCGATATGGACGGCAAACCGTTCAACATTTCCGAGGGGCTTTACGATTCCGCCGTGAAGAAAAACGTGAAACCCGGTGAGTTGCCAGGATGTGCGTGCAGGGCCCAGCCAATTTTGCAATTTAACGAGGATTAG
- a CDS encoding phage gateway protein, translating to MLDNQLISLVISTIIAQEAAAGIAGTPLAQAFQPTQQGVNTVPTVYLYKVGDKRYGFRGVTDIWDAVNSQMVHTETQQYETTLQFSALATQNPSTPTQYTASDILNAIAYILQSSATVAALEAQGVGVERITDVRNPYFSDDRDRFEASPSFDVTLCHKQVIVTTAPILQTTEIQIATV from the coding sequence ATGTTAGATAACCAACTGATATCTCTGGTTATCAGCACCATCATCGCCCAGGAAGCGGCTGCCGGGATTGCTGGAACCCCCCTCGCGCAGGCCTTCCAACCGACGCAGCAAGGGGTGAACACCGTGCCGACCGTCTACCTCTACAAGGTCGGCGACAAGCGGTACGGGTTCCGCGGCGTGACCGACATCTGGGACGCGGTCAACAGTCAGATGGTCCACACCGAAACCCAGCAGTACGAGACGACCCTCCAGTTCAGTGCCCTGGCCACCCAGAATCCGAGTACCCCGACTCAGTACACCGCGTCCGACATACTCAATGCGATCGCTTACATCTTGCAAAGCAGCGCGACCGTCGCGGCCTTGGAAGCCCAAGGGGTCGGTGTCGAGCGAATCACCGACGTGCGAAACCCGTACTTCTCAGACGACCGCGACCGGTTCGAGGCGAGTCCCTCATTCGACGTAACCTTATGCCATAAACAAGTCATTGTTACGACGGCGCCGATCCTACAGACCACCGAGATTCAAATCGCAACCGTGTAA